One Vidua chalybeata isolate OUT-0048 chromosome 13, bVidCha1 merged haplotype, whole genome shotgun sequence genomic window carries:
- the ABHD2 gene encoding monoacylglycerol lipase ABHD2 codes for MSAILETSELPAVFDGVKLAAVAAVLYVIVRCLNLKSPTAPPELIYQDSALARFLLKSCPLLTKEYIPPLIWGKSGHIQTALYGKMGRVRSPHPHGLRKYLTMPDGATATFDLFEPCSEHCTGEDVTMVICPGIANHSEKQYIRTFVDYAQKNGYRCAVLNHLGALPNIELTSPRMFTYGCTWEFGAMVNYIKKTYPQTQLIVVGFSLGGNIVCKYLGESQANQERVLCCVSLCQGYSALRAQETFMQWDHCRRFYNFLMADNMKKIILSHRQVLFGDNNMKKPQSLSDADLGKLYTATSLMQIDDNVMRKFHGYSSLKEYYEEESCLHYLHRIYVPLLLVNAADDPLVHESLLSIPRALSEKKENVMHVLPLHGGHLGFFEGSVLFPEPLTWMDKLVVQYANAICQWEKTKPHCSDAEQAVSGQE; via the exons ATGAGTGCAATATTGGAAACCTCTGAGCTGCCAGCAGTGTTTGATGGGGTGAAGCTAGCTGCAGTTGCTGCTGTTCTGTATGTTATTGTTCGCTGCCTGAATTTAAAAAGCCCGACTGCCCCTCCTGAACTCATTTACCAGGACTCTGCTTTGGCTCGCTTTCTACTCAAATCCTGCCCACTTTTGACCAAAGA GTACATTCCACCCCTCATCTGGGGAAAGAGTGGACATATCCAGACAGCTCTTTatggaaaaatggggagagtGAGATCACCACATCCACATGGACTTCGCAAGTACCTGACGATGCCAGATGGAGCAACAGCCACCTTTGATCTCTTTGAGCCATGCTCTGAGCACTGCACTGGAG AGGATGTCACGATGGTGATCTGCCCGGGGATTGCTAACCACAGTGAGAAGCAGTACATCCGCACCTTTGTTGACTATGCCCAGAAAAATGGGTACAGATGTGCTGTCCTGAATCACCTGGGAGCCCTGCCAAACATTGAGCTCACTTCACCACGGATGTTCACATATG gATGCACCTGGGAATTTGGTGCCATGGTGAATTACATCAAGAAGACCTACCCTCAGACCCAGCTGATTGTTGTGGGCTTCAGCCTGGGTGGAAACATAGTGTGCAAATACCTGGGAGAGAGCCAGGCCAACCAGGAGCGAGTCCTGTGCTGTGTCAGCTTGTGCCAGGGGTACAGTGCACTGAG GGCACAAGAAACCTTCATGCAGTGGGACCATTGTAGAAGATTTTATAACTTCCTCATGGCAGACAACATGAAGAAGATCATCCTTTCTCACAG GCAAGTTCTTTTTGGAGATAACAACATGAAGAAGCCACAAAGCCTGTCAGATGCTGATCTGGGCAAGCTCTATACAGCAACATCACTCATGCAGATCGATGATAATGTTATGAG GAAATTCCATGGCTACAGCTCACTGAAGGAGTACTATGAAGAAGAAAGTTGCCTGCATTACTTGCACAGG ATCTATGTTCCTCTTCTGTTGGTTAATGCTGCTGATGACCCTCTTGTTCATGAGAGTCTTCTATCAATTCCAAGAGCTCTTTCAG agaaaaaagagaatgtCATGCATGTGCTGCCCCTTCATGGAGGCCACCTGGGATTTTTTGAGGGGTCTGTGCTGTTCCCAGAACCTCTTACCTGGATGGATAAGCTTGTGGTACAGTATGCCAATGCCATCTGCCAGTGGGAGAAGACAAAGCCTCACTGCTCAGATGCTGAGCAGGCTGTGTCTGGCCAGGAGTAA